The following nucleotide sequence is from Salvia miltiorrhiza cultivar Shanhuang (shh) chromosome 7, IMPLAD_Smil_shh, whole genome shotgun sequence.
atttaacttattttttaaaataaaaataagatttagttattttatcatattctctacacaatagttatttttttgcaattttttggtaacttttttatttttattaaaaaataaattaaaaataaaaaatgcaaaaaaaaattaaaaaaataagtacaatgtagagtatataataaaataaccaaatcctatttttatttaaaaaaataaattaaataaatcaagattgtccttattatattagtgtgtgggtggccacaatgtggctgcatagatttattgtttataaaaacatactccctcctattatttttgtttgtcATCCTAAGCTCAAGcacattttttaataaaaaaaatattatacccAACATAATCTCATTAAAAGTCACTTATGTCAGTGGAGTATTGATTAACCCAACATTTATTTGGTGAAAAAAGAGCCTATCCATCACAAAAACTAGAAGAAATAGGAAAAGTCATTTTACTTGTGATTAATGCATGATATTAAATAAGGTTAAAATTGAGATAAATTTTCAAAAcgtcaattaaaacataaataattgaaaatgctaaAATGACAAACAAAAAGGATAGGAGAGAGTATAAACATTTGGCTATAAAGTGatattaactattttttttctttcttgttttcaGAGTTATTCTTAAATTTGATGCAGGCTATTGAGTAAATAACATAGATAAGTACAAGCTATTTATAACTTTTAAAAttcaaactaaaaaaattactacGAGGTCAAAGTTCAGACTATAATTTAAGTATATaatgaattataaaatattcaaattagATAATAAAGATAGAAATATCCATTAGCAATGTTTTAAAGGCGTTGGAACCGAGGCACATCTGAGTTCCATTCGGCTGGAAATCGCACCTGAAGCGATGCCTAGCTTAATTAATGAAAACATGCGCCTCCATGAACCGAGGCGATGCCAAGAACCATTCATCTCAATTCGAATGGGCTTTGTAAATTATAACTTAATTATTCATGGGCTTTTTTAATTTAGGCCCACTAATAAAAGCCCTAAATTTTGGAGTCTATTTAGTGCTCATTTGGTTCAAGTAGAAGAATGGAAAGggaattgaatcaaataaaatagtggaatggtaacaataaccattacttttattgagtgtttggtttaacaatggaaatgaaacaTTAGCAagggattctctttcttttgtttcccctctattttgaggggtaacaaattggatgattgggttaccctcaagtaagggtaatgattaagCTACAATAGTTGATTCcatttccaacctctaaaaacacccaaccaaacgtgggcttaaTAGTTAACACACGTAAGTGTATGTAGAAATTACAATAACAACGTTTTGACTTCTTCTCCTGCTACTTCTCCCCTAGTCACATTCGTTCTTCACGCGGAGTTTTCTTCAACAAAAGGTAAAGTTTTTAGTTCTTACTTTCTGAATTTTGAATCTCTGATCATGCTTGCCTTGACAAGAATTCTGATCATGCTTCACTTCTTCTTCTGCTTAAATCTGTCTTTTACAAATTTTCACTCTATACAAAATTCTTGCTTTTAGATCACGCTTCACGTCTTCTGCTCTATATAATCACTATTTCTGTTTATTCATGTTATGTTGTTCTGTCAAATCTTTGGTATTAGttgtattattaatttattattatttcgttACGTGGTTGAAGTTTTCGACTCTTCAAGATGAGTGGCCCACAACGAAAAGACCCGACATGGAATTATGCAACTCCAATTGAAGTGTCGGTAGAAGGTGCAAAAAAAGGCTACAAATATTTTGAAGTGCAAATTTTGTAGTAAGAAAATTAGGGGGAGTAAAGAGAGTAAAGAATCATTTGGCCTGCATTTACAAGAATGTGGCTCCATGTTCACATGTACTTGATGATGTTAAAAATTCGATGAAAGAATATTTGAAAGCATTTGAGGAATCAAAGCACACCAAACAGCGAGAATTTGATGATATGGTAGATGGTAAAGCCTATTTTGGAGTTGATCTGGTCAAGTATTCATGCCCCAATGGCATCGAGAGTGGCAACAAAGGGCATTTGGATCGATTTATGGTGAATGAGTTAGCAAATGACAAAGTAGTTCCTCCAAGTGCAATTGCTAAAGAGCATCAGAGTTGAGTGTGTTTGCTAAGAAAGATCTTCTTCGACCTGTTGCCACTCATTTCACCACTACATGTATGCGTTGAAACAACCACTACGACAAATGTTTGTTTCGAAAGATTGGGCATGATGTGGGTGGGCAAAAAAAGATAAAGGAAAAGacgtgaatttttttttatcatgagCAATAATTCATTTTGGGCTAGTGTGGTTTATTTTATTGAGACCACTAAGCCTCTTGTGGATGTGTTGAGAGTGGTTGATGGTTAAAGGACATCGACGATGGGATTTATCTACGCTGCTATGGATGAGGTCAAAGAAAAGATAGCAAAGAACTTGACTGATGAAATAGCTGCATACAGGGAGATTTGAATTATCATCGATGATAAATAGGATAAGTAATTGCACTATGACTTACATGCAACTGCTTATTATTTGAATCCACGATTCAGATGAAGTGAGAATGTTTCTGAGCATGCTGTGTTTAAAAGGGGGCTATTTGTATGGAAAGAATGATAAGGATAAACGACATATATTTGAAGGTTGATGTTCAACTTGACGAGTATAAAAACAAGAGAGGGTTCTTTAGTTTGAGAGCATCTTTGTCAATATATAAGGGACGTTTACCAAAATAAAGGCCTCCTAAGTGAAAAGCTATATCTAAATACCAATTAAACACTCATAAAGCTATATTATAGATTCATAACAAAATAACCAATACCTCAAGTTCAAAACTATATCTAATAATGCACCATTTTTAGATTAAATTCAATTTCTGAAATGAAATTGTTGATGTCAAGCATGTTTTGATTGTGTTTGTGCATTGGAGGGATTGTTATGTTGATCATTTTCCATTGTTATATTTTGTCTTCTAGGTTGTGAATTACTCCCCCtatcccactataagtgacacaaaacttttcggcacaaaaattaaggagaaagtgtaaattgattaaaagtggtagggcctatatttttttaaagattaaatttttcCATTTGTGGAAACAGATCGCTGATAGTGGGACGTCGCAAAATGGAATACAattcacttatagtgggacgaagggagtagtgatttttttttttttgaaatgttaaCTAGTGATTATTGGCTATGTAACTCACAACTAAGTGTATTCTAAGCTgtgaattaatattttatactaGTATAATTCACAACGAAGAGTCTTGTTTTTCAAAACACAAATACTCATGAGCAACCAATTGCATCGTGCAACTTGTTTCCAGAATGACACTACATCATTCggaaaatgacacttgaacatttccgaatgacactactttaaCATGCAAataacacttgaagatcttcaagtgtcatttgtatgttgaattagtgtcattcagaaaccagttgcacggtaCAACCGATTGCACGGGAGAGTGTCTCTTTTCAAAATAGCTTCAAGGGTAATTATGTAATCATACATAAAAATTGGCTAAGTTTTATCTTTTCTATACTTACGaatattttttatctttgtTATATAAGAATGGATAGTTTAACATATTGActcttacaaaaaaaaaaccctagttTTTACATACTAAGCTTAGCACAAtatctatatagtatatatttatttccTTGTTTTGTTAGTAATTTGAAATAAGTTGTACAACGAATTCCATAACAAAGGTAGTGTATAATGCACGTGCGTTACAGTATCGAGATGGGAAGTAATGATTCTTGTCTTGATTGAAAGCCATCAGTCAATCCTCAAAACGCCCACACACACCACCCATATAAAAATGGAGAATCTTTTCAAGATATGGCTAACATTCATACCATTCTAATGAATAAATCAAGAATCGTGAAAAGCCCATAATTCTTAGTTTGAAATATACAGATTCGAGAAAGAAATAAAAGCGACTCCAACAAACAAGAGTTCCTTAGGAATGAGAAGTTGGGCAGAAGATTGATTTGAAACAGCAATGAAAGCCACCCCTCAACCACATTGTTTCTCAATCAAACAAATATTCAAAATATGGGAGAAATCAAATTATGCAACAAGATTTTACAGATGGTCTTTCCCTTTCAGACATACGCACGCACAAAACCTAAGCAAATTATACCTTTTCCTTAAACTTCAAGTGAGAAATCCTGGTTGTTGGAGCTAAGTATGCTCAAAGCTAACTTACCTCACTTGCTTTATACGTACTCATATACCGATTCTCGTACTGCCAAACAATATAACCCCATCTTTGGGCTTATTCTTACACCGGCTTCTAGTttaaggaaaactcaactcctATGCTGTTGTGTTAGAATTAGTTCTGCCTAGAGCAAAGCAACGAAAGATGCCTTTTGGATTAGTTTCTGCGTGGAACAAACGTAGGAGAAGCAAGTCCGAGGATCAGACCAATCCTTGTAATTTTTCTATTTCTCATACTTCCTAAGATGTTATGATATATATGTTTCAGTTCTGAGATTTTAGCGGTTGGTTTAGGGGTGTACAAACCTGTGGAGCAGTGGCAGATCGAGTGCAGAGGGCCCCCACCAAAGAGAAGAAATGCTTCAGCAGTATACACAGTGAAGGAGATGGAGGAGGCGACGTGTTCCTTCAGTGATGAAAACCTGCTCGGGAAAGGAGGCTTTGGTCGGGTATATAAAGGCACTCTAAGGTCCGGGCAGGTACGCTCGCTGGAGTCACACGTTTCTTCAATCAAACAAAATACCTGAAACAAGAAGTCATAACAATTAATCAGCTATATCTGAATTGACAGGTTGTGGCGATCAAGAAAATGGAGCTACCACCGTTCAAAGAAGCAGAAGGAGAGAGGGAGTTCCGCGTAGAGGTTGATATCTTGAGCAGACTGGACCATCCCAATCTCGTCAACTTGATAGGATACTGTGCAGACGGGAAGCAGAGGTTTCTGGTGTACGAGTATATGCACAAAGGGAATCTGCAAGATCACTTAAACGGTGGGTTAGTTAGGACTGACGAAAGAGGTTATGCTTATTACATTTTCCATTTACCTAGTTTGTTTATAGGCAAATCATCCTACAGGAATCGAACAAGTAAAGACTGATTGGCCTTCAAGGCTCAAAGTGGCTCTCGGAGCAGCAAGAGGACTTGCATACCTCCATTCAGGTTCTGATGTCGGGATTCCTATTGTCCACAGAGACTTTAAATCCACTAATATTCTTCTTGATGCTAATTTGGAAGCAAAGGTAACATATTTTTTCCAGAAACTTTAGCATATTACAACTGCTATCATAAGCTTATGAAGACTTATAATCAAAAGCTCAATAAGCAGATATCAGACTTCGGGCTAGCAAAGTTAATGCCAGAAGGCCAGGAAACTTGTATCACAACAGCAACAGTGCTTGGCACTTTTGGCTATTTCGACCCCGAGTATACCTTGGTATGACTACAAACTTCTTTCTATATTTTTCATCTTAAAGCATGTATGGTTTGGTGTCTTTCTGGACTGCTTTTACTAAATTCTCTAAGTCGGCAGCTGAAAATTGAAGTTTCGAACCAGGAACTTGGGGGACGAAAGCAATAAATCCATCAATAACCATCTTACTCGCACAATGATTTTTCAGAACAGGACTAACAACATGAGCACAAAATGATATTTAAACTTACAATAGCTAGAAGAGAAATATAAAAGCAAATGCCAAGTTTGAATACAGGAATAGCTATATCAAACTTTATGTCAACTACGTCATATAAGTGTTGGAACTCTAAAAAGTATAAAATAGAGAGACTTTATCTTTTGAATACATTTTCATCTCCTTCTCTGGATTCGAACAAAACAAACCCATCAAACAGATAACCATTTATTTCCTTCATTGCAAAATCACTTCCTTGGTTTTAGATATCCAGTTTTCAAATCGGACAACTAAGACCCTATACCTCTTTGGTTTTACTTTAAGTTACAGATTAACAAAGGCTTGGAAAGCTAGTGTAAACTCAACACAATTAAAGAAAACATAAGGTATTTATGATCAAATTAATTCTGGGGCTTCGAGATTTTGCATGCCTTCTCAgttttatagattatatttaGAAGGAAACAGAACTAGGCAGAAAACAATTTTAACATAACGACTGTTATTGCTTCCATAGATATTTCCTGTGGCTTTTACTATTTACAATCATAATTCATAAGATGTTATATTGTTGTCTTGCTTGCAATCTTTTAATAAAGCTAGGACTCCAACTAACATTTACTCACTTGACGCATCCTACTTAACTTAATACTTAAATATGCAACAGTTAACCTAGATAGCTATAAAATTAGTCATTTGCATGTATATAAAGGGCTATAAGAGGAtatctagttttttttttcccattcGTCTCTTGAAATAGGATTTTCAAACCAACAACTGGTGACCCATATCTAACATTCATTTATGGAATGGCAAGAGGGATTGAGCAATGGATATGTCTACCTTGCAACAGACAGGGAAACTCACTCTACAAAGTGATGTCTATGCATTCGGAGTCGTgctacttgagcttttgactgGACGAAGAGCAGTTGACCTGAACCAAGGACCAAGTGATCAAAATTTAGTGCTCCAGGTAATGGAACAATATATACTATCTCTGAACATCCTAAACCTGTTACCAATATAAACTGGTGTAATATCAAATTCCACAGGTTAGGCATATATTAAATGACAAGAAGAAACTGAAAAGGGTGATTGATCCTGAAATGGGACGGAGTTCATACACAATGGAGTCAATAGCCATGTTTGCAAACCTAGCGTCGCGCTGCATCCGAGTAGACAGTCAAGATAGGCCCTCGATGACAGAATGCGTGAAAGAACTCCAACTGATCCTTTACATCAATTCTAAAGGATTAGGGATGACGAGGCATGCACTTAGAATGTTGTGAAACCACTGGGAGTGGTTCTGTTCACAACAGAATAAGGCCGGATGTCAACCACAAGGTTTTCCTGTCAGCAACTTTCAGATGCACCAAAAACTTTATAACAGAAAACCATGCAAAGTTTGGTAAGCACATCAGAGATGTTGATGTGCTTATACAACCTCAAAAGGTCCCAGTGATGGTACAGCTTTACTGAGTAGTCTAATAGTACTCAACAAAACAATCATAAATTCCAGCTAAAGAGCATTCACGTACTCGCGACATGTCTGTTGTAATCTTAAGAAAATTATTTCTTCTGTGTTTTGATATAGACGTTTCTGGCCATTAAACTTATTTGAGAATTGACAATGCCATATGGATTCTTACTACAGTATATTAAAATACAACATTATAAGCTAGAGTAACTATCACTTAAATAAGGAATTCCACACACCCATATAACGCAATAACTATAAGAGTGTAATGCAGACATGGAAATTTACCAGACTAtagtaaagaaaaagaagaaaaaacagATGAAAAATTATAAACCCAAGCAAAATGGGAAAATGAGACAAGTCAAACAGCCAAATTAAAAGCACCCATAAGATTCAGTATAAGACACAGTCCTACTATTGAAGCCACATTGGCCTACTAATTGGGAGCTTCAGGGCCATAACATCTCAGAGAAGTTAGATTAGATCAGAATAATTGTCTATTATACAATGGCAGCACTGAACTTGGTAAAACAAAGTGGAACTTATGTTGCATATTAATCCACCGTCTTCAGACACCTCTGATGGAACTATGTCGAGTGCAAAAGTCGATAGAAGGGTATATTCTATTTCCTTGGTCATGTATAGTGTACAACAgcaatcttcagctggtgaaaaagaaaatgaagcaAATACATATGAAGCTTTAGTGGGAAATTTCCAACATTTTCCTCTTGTTTCTTACCTCATGCGTCATTTTTACAACCGTGGATCAAGATGATCATCAGGAGGAGTATCTACAAAAGAAGTATCCTCAGAAGCAGGAAGTTCTTTGAGCATCAAGTGCCTCCGTCTCTGTAATGTTAACAACGTCAGGATGCTATCCGTCTGAACAACGCTATAACCGGCTTTTTTGTACATGCTGAATGGACCTTCATCAATAATTCTGCAGTGCAGATAGACCTCCCTAGACGAACTCATTTTTGTAATAAGATCCTCACTTGCTCTCAGTAGATGCCAGCCAATGCCTCTCCTGgaatgcatttttatatgaagacTGAATAAAGCTTTGATAATCAACAAGTTTCTCAAATTAAGGAAATCCACAGACGAGATGACAATCAACATACAAATATGCACAAGATAGAACTGTTCCCATGTATGACATAGACAGCATTCAATCTGTAAAGATTGCTTCCACAATCAATTTAGGTGCTCGATTTACAAAACTACAAGGATGGAGTGAGCCAGCAGTGAATCAAATATCTCAAATAGTGGTACAGTTTTCAGAatatatcaaacatcaacaTATATTTTCTCATACATATCCTGTCTGAATTTTACATCAAGTGAGAAACTTGATCTATCGCCAAACCCTGGGTTTCCAGATGGATTCATGATTAAAATCATTACTTATTATATACCTAGCTTAAATTTCCTGTACAAGTAAAAACCACCTCAAAAAACATCTTGTTATAGCTAGCTAATACACAGATCAAGAATACAGAGAAAGAGGGAAAAAGAAGATGAATAAGCAAAGTAGTAAGAAACATGAAAATGAAGAGTAGATACCTCCTAAGAGGCTTCCTGACAGCCATATTACAAATGTAAGGCGAATTCTTGGGCGGCGTAGGCGTGGAAGGATTGGCATTCGCCCCCTTTCCATCAAACGTCAATTCCACAGTTCCAGCCAGCTCAAAATCCTCTGCTCCATTTTCCCTATACACTCCAAGAAGCGTGGCATTATGCGGCAtcatctctcttctctcaatcagGTAATTCTTGACCAAGAACTCCAGCAATTTCACATAACTGCCCGCCATCATCATCGACTCTGCGAAGGATTCAGACAGCAGAGTCACGGTGAGGTCCATCTCCTCCTCCCTCATCGTGCGAATCCAGAGGAGCCCGGATTCCAATTCTTGGTGGTAGCTGTAGTTTCCGAGAAGCTCGAGCTTCTGGAGCTCGTCGTTGGTCAGAAAGCGCCCGGTTCGAAGTGGGTTCTGTAATGAGGGGGGAGTGGAAGAGTTGGAGGCGGagcgagagagggagagattgTATTGCTTGTGTTTGGGGGATTGGAGAAATGGGTGTCGGTGAGGTGCGGCGGAgaggtggcggtggcggtggtggtgcgGCTGCAAGTGTAGGGAGATGGAGAGAGAAGCTTCTGTCGCCATAGAGCTCAAGGGAAGGGACACAACACAACACAACACAACTTGGATTTGGTGATTTGTGAGTGAATGGATAGATGTTGAGCCTTGATTTCATTCAACCACAGCTTCCTGCAGCTCTACTTCATGTTTTACACAAGGGAAACAAACAAGACTAACTACATTCTCCTCACTTCACCTCACCAAATCTTACCATTTTCTCcaaatatttatgtatataattaatcataatttatttttctgaaattAACCATTTATTAGCGATTAATAGTTTATTTAATATCCAACTAATAAAGGATTAGAGCATCAACATCGCAGCTCGCGCGCGAGTCAGGCGCGGGAGAAGAGAGAATAAAGAGTGTGCGACACAAGGttcaattaaaaagaaattaatgttTTTTCATCTGTAACGGCTCTTTAgccgatttttaaatttttttcaagaaaattaaCAATTTAGAAACagctcttttcttctttttttcccaattttattctataaatacctTATCTTTCCATTCATTTTTCCACATTAAAATCAACTCATACTCCACATTCCCAATTAAAAAATGTCTTGTTCTTTCGGCTCCTCTTCCAATTCAAATATCAATGAGGTTTCAGCCGTCCAGGCTCCGAATGTTCCTTCAGGCCTTTATTTCATTCAATTTGTGAATGAATTTTTGGAAATAGCGAATCATATAATGGCCGATAGCCCTcgaaaaaaagggggaagaaGAAAGCATACATTTATTGAGATCGTGAATCCAATTGTGAACGATTTTATCGAGATTACTTCACATTCGACCCATTATTTGGCGAAGAATTTTTCTGGCGACGTTTTCGTATACGAAGGTCCTCGTTCTTGTGCATTGTCAATGCAGTGGAGTCAGATCCTTACTTCCAACAACGAAGACGCTATTGGGAGTGTCAACTTCACACCGATACAGATATGTACAGTTGCACTTCGACAACTCGTGAATGGAGGTACCACAGATCACTACGACGAGTATCAGCATATTGCTGAGTCGACATCGTTGTTGTTCTTGAGAAAATTCTACCGAGCAATCGTTCGCATCTTTGAAAAGAAATATCTACGGAGGCCGACTACCGCCGACATTCGAATGCTACTTTCTATGCACTGGGCTTAGAATAATTGTTCGACGCCATGGCAAGGTGATCACGACGAGCCGACGATTATCCTCGATGCGGTTGCATCCCAAGATCTATGGATCTGGCATGCCTTAAACAACGACATCAATATGCTCAACAAATCGTAGTTGTTTAACGATGATCTTTCGAAAAGTGCTCTACCGATGCAATTTGAGGCCAACAGCTCCCAATACACTATGGACTACTATTTAACTGACGACATCTATTCAGATTGGTCAGCAGAGTCCAGCATTATCTTCGGACGAGAAGAAGATGAGGTTCAAATTAATGCAAGAAGCTACAATGACAATGGACATGCTTTTAGTGTTTTTCAAGTTTGTTAGGCTATTCTCAAAGGTCTGGCTCGTCTATGGAAGAAGGAGCAACTCAACGATATCATGCTTGTGTGCATTATTTTACACAACAAGATAATCAAAGATGAAGGATAATATGTGATGGAATGGGAAGACGAAGGAAATGGTGAGGCGTCGAGTAGCACTTCTCAACCTCGAACTTATAGCAGAGCTGCGCCAGAATTTCGTGCGTATTTGTCTCGAGACTCCACCCTTCACGAATCACGATAAACAAATGTACGCTTCCTTCCAAGATGATTTAATCGAGCATATTTGGGCACGATTTGGTACTATTCAGTCGTAGTTCAAATAATgtagtaaatttttaattaatataaggtgaattttaatttttataaaaaaaattcgttaAAATTTACTCCCTCTATCCCGGTCCAAGTCTCATTTCTTTGgggcatggagattaagaaacttgctttttgagtgtaaaagtgtgtaaaggtgtgtgtgggatcatattgtttgtagtgtaaaatcattaccaaaaatagaaacagGACTATTAGCGTGGGACATCccgaaaaggaaaacaagactattagagtgggacgaatggagtaatatttattttaatctaCAAATGCATTTAAATTGATAAGAGAATATAAATGAAAACTAGAGAGCCTGATTTAAGAGCCTCTACTGTGAATGAGGGCTCTCTAAAAGTGGAGACCACTTAAGAGGTCATTGggtgtggatgctcttagagcATCCATAGTGGGAGGCGCTAAGGAGAGGCGCTAATTGGTGGTCCTCACCTTAGCGCCTCATCTCTCCAGTGCATTGGCTCTATAAGAGGCGTTATAATCTACATTTCTATTTAATCTCATTTTTactcttctattttaaaatttaacatgtcattaaaattaaaaattcaacattacattaattacaataaaataaaagactttaaaaaatataattattaaaattaaaattacaataattttttttacggctcaatcggaccaaaacgagaccaaatgtgctTCTTCAAATCTGAAGTGAGGCGAGCGTGAAGGCCGCGGTCTCGCGTGGAGGCTTGTCGAGCCACATACGCTCGAAACTTCCGCGGAGCTCCGGTGCGAGGATGAGCTGCGGCTGAGCTACTTGAAGCTTCGCCGATGACGTCCTATTCCCATTCCAATGCATGCTCTCATTCGTCTTGGATGATCATATTGTGCAAAATGATGCATGT
It contains:
- the LOC130993672 gene encoding probable serine/threonine-protein kinase PBL28 isoform X2, whose protein sequence is MPFGLVSAWNKRRRSKSEDQTNPWVYKPVEQWQIECRGPPPKRRNASAVYTVKEMEEATCSFSDENLLGKGGFGRVYKGTLRSGQVVAIKKMELPPFKEAEGEREFRVEVDILSRLDHPNLVNLIGYCADGKQRFLVYEYMHKGNLQDHLNGIEQVKTDWPSRLKVALGAARGLAYLHSGSDVGIPIVHRDFKSTNILLDANLEAKISDFGLAKLMPEGQETCITTATVLGTFGYFDPEYTLRD
- the LOC130993672 gene encoding probable serine/threonine-protein kinase PBL28 isoform X1; protein product: MPFGLVSAWNKRRRSKSEDQTNPWVYKPVEQWQIECRGPPPKRRNASAVYTVKEMEEATCSFSDENLLGKGGFGRVYKGTLRSGQVVAIKKMELPPFKEAEGEREFRVEVDILSRLDHPNLVNLIGYCADGKQRFLVYEYMHKGNLQDHLNGIEQVKTDWPSRLKVALGAARGLAYLHSGSDVGIPIVHRDFKSTNILLDANLEAKISDFGLAKLMPEGQETCITTATVLGTFGYFDPEYTLTGKLTLQSDVYAFGVVLLELLTGRRAVDLNQGPSDQNLVLQVRHILNDKKKLKRVIDPEMGRSSYTMESIAMFANLASRCIRVDSQDRPSMTECVKELQLILYINSKGLGMTRHALRML
- the LOC130993673 gene encoding GCN5-related N-acetyltransferase 5, chloroplastic isoform X1, coding for MATEASLSISLHLQPHHHRHRHLSAAPHRHPFLQSPKHKQYNLSLSRSASNSSTPPSLQNPLRTGRFLTNDELQKLELLGNYSYHQELESGLLWIRTMREEEMDLTVTLLSESFAESMMMAGSYVKLLEFLVKNYLIERREMMPHNATLLGVYRENGAEDFELAGTVELTFDGKGANANPSTPTPPKNSPYICNMAVRKPLRRRGIGWHLLRASEDLITKMSSSREVYLHCRIIDEGPFSMYKKAGYSVVQTDSILTLLTLQRRRHLMLKELPASEDTSFVDTPPDDHLDPRL
- the LOC130993673 gene encoding GCN5-related N-acetyltransferase 5, chloroplastic isoform X2, which translates into the protein MATEASLSISLHLQPHHHRHRHLSAAPHRHPFLQSPKHKQYNLSLSRSASNSSTPPSLQNPLRTGRFLTNDELQKLELLGNYSYHQELESGLLWIRTMREEEMDLTVTLLSESFAESMMMAGSYVKLLEFLVKNYLIERREMMPHNATLLGVYRENGAEDFELAGTVELTFDGKGANANPSTPTPPKNSPYICNMAVRKPLRRRGIGWHLLRASEDLITKMSSSREVYLHCRIIDEETEALDAQRTSCF